A single window of Fischerella sp. PCC 9605 DNA harbors:
- the pheT gene encoding phenylalanine--tRNA ligase subunit beta, whose product MRISLKWLRELVEVKLSPEDLAETLTMAGFEVEDIEDRRTWADGVVIGRVLERQPHPNADKLSVCQVDIGTGETLNIVCGAANVRADIYVPVATVGTYLPNINLKIKPAKLRGVPSNGMICSLKELGLPSDVDGIHIFTQENLQLGSDVRSLLGLDDVILDVTATANRADALSMVGIAREVAALTGAKLTIPEPDEVSVPQGAGNLAIKVADTQACPAYIGTVIEQVKIAPSPDWLQQRLRAAGVRPINNVVDITNYVLLEWGQPLHAFDRDRLKSIAGVETRHGASLHIGVRFANAGETLKTLDGQTRTLSIQNLLITANDKPVALAGVMGGEETEVHEGTQNLVLEAALFDSVAIRRSSRSVGLRSESSARYERGINSAGLEIATRRALNLITELAQGNLVTQEISDTRPDPSTWTRSIELRLERVNQVLGPVDLGEKTGELQAEDVERILTALGCQLTSLDEGKWMVTVPPYRYRDLEREIDLVEEIARLYGYDNFCDTLPEKSGAGYLPFDVEMLRKLRTAFRAEGLTELMHYSLVKPGEDRQIALANPLFVEYSALRTDLISGLIDAFVYNLEQGNGPLNGFEIGRIFWQEENGLQEADAIAGIMGGDRTSSKWTRSGREQPMTWFEAKGLLESVFQQMGLQVEYQPDRRDERLHPGRTASLWIGGNRLGIFGQLHPQLRHERGLPEAVYLFQLHLDVLLDALDQDEIVVPTFKPYSTYPATDRDIAFFAPVKVTVAEIEKAINNAGKNLLESVELFDEYRGEHVPPGQRSLAFRLIYRASDRTLTDAEVEPVHQKVRDTLVEKFGVALRS is encoded by the coding sequence ATGCGTATTTCTCTTAAATGGCTGCGGGAACTAGTCGAGGTCAAACTTAGCCCGGAAGATTTAGCAGAAACCCTGACGATGGCGGGGTTTGAAGTAGAAGATATTGAAGATCGCCGCACTTGGGCAGATGGTGTTGTGATTGGGAGAGTGCTTGAGCGGCAACCCCACCCCAATGCTGATAAATTAAGTGTTTGTCAAGTTGATATCGGTACAGGAGAAACTCTAAATATCGTTTGCGGTGCTGCCAATGTCCGCGCTGATATTTATGTGCCAGTTGCAACAGTAGGTACTTACTTACCAAATATCAATTTAAAGATTAAACCTGCAAAACTGCGCGGTGTCCCGTCGAACGGCATGATTTGTTCTCTAAAAGAACTGGGTTTGCCTAGCGATGTAGACGGGATTCATATCTTTACCCAGGAAAATCTCCAACTGGGTAGCGATGTGCGATCGCTGTTGGGTTTAGATGATGTAATTTTAGATGTGACTGCGACTGCTAACCGCGCTGATGCCTTGAGTATGGTAGGTATAGCGCGGGAAGTCGCAGCCCTGACAGGCGCAAAACTAACTATTCCCGAACCTGATGAGGTGTCGGTTCCCCAAGGGGCGGGAAATTTAGCGATTAAAGTAGCCGATACACAAGCTTGCCCTGCTTATATTGGTACGGTAATTGAACAGGTAAAAATTGCACCCTCTCCTGATTGGTTGCAACAGCGCTTGCGAGCCGCAGGAGTGCGACCAATAAATAATGTAGTAGATATTACTAACTATGTATTGTTGGAATGGGGACAGCCGCTACACGCCTTCGATCGCGATCGCCTCAAATCAATTGCTGGTGTAGAGACGCGCCATGGCGCGTCTCTACACATCGGCGTTCGCTTTGCCAACGCGGGAGAAACCCTGAAAACCCTAGACGGACAAACTCGCACTCTCTCTATCCAAAACCTACTCATCACCGCCAACGATAAACCCGTTGCTCTCGCAGGAGTGATGGGAGGCGAAGAAACCGAAGTCCATGAAGGTACGCAAAACCTTGTATTAGAAGCAGCATTATTTGATTCCGTTGCCATTCGCCGTTCTTCTCGGAGTGTGGGGTTAAGAAGTGAGTCTTCTGCTCGCTACGAACGCGGTATAAACAGCGCTGGGTTGGAAATAGCCACACGCCGCGCCTTAAACTTAATTACCGAACTCGCTCAGGGAAATCTTGTCACTCAGGAAATTAGCGATACTCGTCCCGATCCATCCACTTGGACACGTTCGATAGAACTACGTTTAGAGCGAGTTAATCAAGTGTTGGGGCCTGTTGATTTGGGAGAAAAAACCGGAGAACTGCAAGCTGAAGATGTAGAACGCATCTTAACGGCATTAGGATGTCAGCTTACTTCTTTAGACGAAGGCAAGTGGATGGTGACAGTACCGCCCTACCGTTACCGCGACTTAGAACGGGAAATAGATTTAGTTGAAGAAATTGCCCGTCTCTACGGCTACGATAATTTCTGCGACACCCTACCCGAAAAGTCAGGAGCAGGTTATTTACCTTTTGATGTAGAAATGCTCCGGAAGTTGCGAACTGCTTTCCGGGCAGAAGGTTTGACAGAATTAATGCACTACTCCCTAGTCAAGCCTGGGGAAGACAGACAGATAGCGCTAGCAAATCCGTTATTTGTAGAATATTCCGCTCTGCGAACTGATTTGATATCCGGGTTGATAGACGCTTTTGTGTACAACTTAGAACAAGGCAATGGCCCCCTCAACGGTTTTGAAATTGGGCGAATTTTCTGGCAGGAAGAAAACGGCTTGCAAGAAGCGGATGCCATAGCTGGAATTATGGGGGGCGATCGCACCTCCAGCAAGTGGACAAGGAGCGGACGCGAACAGCCCATGACTTGGTTTGAAGCCAAGGGTTTGTTAGAAAGCGTATTTCAGCAAATGGGCTTGCAAGTAGAATATCAACCCGATCGCCGTGATGAACGCTTGCATCCAGGACGTACTGCTTCGTTGTGGATCGGAGGAAACAGACTAGGTATCTTTGGGCAACTGCATCCCCAACTACGGCACGAAAGAGGTTTACCAGAAGCAGTTTACCTGTTTCAACTGCATCTGGATGTACTGTTGGACGCACTGGATCAAGATGAAATCGTCGTACCGACATTTAAACCTTATTCCACCTATCCAGCTACTGACAGAGACATCGCCTTTTTCGCACCCGTGAAAGTGACAGTTGCCGAAATAGAAAAAGCAATTAACAACGCAGGCAAAAATTTACTAGAGTCTGTGGAATTGTTTGATGAATATCGCGGCGAACATGTACCGCCAGGACAGCGGAGTTTGGCATTCCGCTTAATCTATCGGGCCAGCGATCGCACTCTTACCGATGCAGAAGTTGAACCAGTACATCAAAAAGTTCGCGATACACTAGTCGAAAAATTTGGTGTTGCCTTGAGAAGTTAA
- a CDS encoding SLC13 family permease has product MTKATPDKIGGSTAKSLSVWRTFEGEASSKGTPAKVARTHKKGFGWVVNAVLPLTLTTVTGVAVLLPESLSTNARLSLFAFALAVILWSTTSFNAAFVALAAVILLVLTGGVPQEKLYESLASDVVWLMIGAFILGNAVQQTGLAARFAQLVVSRARTVGSVLWLLTTMIIPLSFFIPSTSGRAAVVIPIFHSIANAANDKRVTKAIAILMPTVILVSTIGTIIAAGSHLVANDLLYQISKQQISFTDWVLYGTPFGIVASYISCWVIMRLFLDKKRLQRPITLPQTKNKPLSKAEWATLMIVAVMVVLWLTESWHKLEIATVTVVGALLLTTPNIGVLKWKDALKAVSWNLIIFVGAALVLGKALIETGAAQWIIDNLFSISGIVNAESRLLILLVLTLISLTSHIYMTSHTARAAALVPAILYLATSLKLNPTAVLFISTVGMDYCLTFPVSSKALLMFQELDGETYKGADLLRLSSVMLLVHLALILIFYYGYWRWLGLEL; this is encoded by the coding sequence ATGACAAAAGCAACTCCTGACAAGATAGGCGGTAGCACAGCTAAATCATTAAGTGTGTGGAGAACCTTTGAAGGAGAGGCAAGCAGTAAAGGCACTCCGGCTAAAGTTGCAAGGACTCACAAAAAAGGATTTGGTTGGGTTGTCAATGCCGTACTACCACTAACGCTGACAACAGTCACTGGTGTGGCTGTTCTACTGCCAGAATCATTGTCCACAAACGCGCGGTTGTCATTATTTGCGTTCGCGCTGGCGGTAATTTTGTGGTCAACCACGTCTTTCAACGCTGCTTTTGTTGCTTTAGCAGCAGTGATTTTGCTGGTGTTAACAGGTGGTGTCCCCCAAGAAAAACTGTATGAATCCTTAGCTTCCGATGTGGTATGGCTGATGATAGGTGCGTTTATCTTGGGTAATGCGGTGCAGCAAACTGGTTTAGCCGCCAGATTTGCTCAGCTTGTCGTTTCCCGTGCGCGTACTGTTGGTAGTGTCCTCTGGTTGTTGACAACGATGATAATTCCACTGTCTTTCTTTATTCCTTCAACTTCTGGAAGAGCAGCAGTGGTAATTCCCATCTTTCACAGTATCGCTAATGCTGCTAATGACAAGCGCGTTACCAAAGCAATAGCGATACTCATGCCGACGGTGATTCTAGTATCCACCATTGGTACGATCATTGCCGCAGGTTCGCATCTTGTCGCTAATGACTTGCTTTATCAAATCTCTAAACAGCAAATCTCCTTTACTGATTGGGTGCTTTACGGTACACCCTTTGGGATTGTTGCCAGCTATATCTCCTGCTGGGTAATTATGCGGCTGTTTTTAGACAAAAAGCGCCTGCAACGTCCGATTACACTACCCCAAACCAAAAATAAACCCCTTTCCAAAGCAGAATGGGCTACTTTGATGATTGTGGCGGTGATGGTAGTACTGTGGCTAACGGAAAGCTGGCATAAGTTAGAGATAGCCACTGTCACAGTAGTAGGTGCGCTATTGCTGACTACACCCAATATCGGGGTTTTGAAATGGAAAGACGCACTTAAAGCCGTTTCGTGGAATTTAATTATCTTTGTCGGTGCGGCGTTAGTGTTAGGAAAAGCGTTAATCGAGACTGGTGCAGCACAGTGGATCATTGATAACCTATTCAGCATCAGCGGTATCGTCAACGCCGAATCTCGCTTGCTGATTTTATTGGTACTGACGCTCATTTCCCTCACTTCTCACATCTACATGACATCCCATACTGCCCGTGCAGCGGCGTTAGTACCAGCAATTTTGTACCTGGCAACCAGCTTAAAGCTAAATCCGACGGCGGTTTTATTCATTAGCACCGTGGGAATGGACTACTGTCTCACCTTTCCAGTGAGTTCCAAAGCTTTGTTGATGTTCCAAGAACTCGACGGCGAAACCTACAAAGGAGCAGACTTGCTGCGTCTGAGTTCCGTCATGCTACTAGTTCACTTAGCGCTAATTTTAATCTTCTACTACGGTTATTGGCGCTGGCTGGGCTTGGAATTGTAA
- a CDS encoding cobalt-precorrin-6A reductase: MGRIWLIGGTAESVFLAEALAHSQISCVVSVTTEAARSLYPNASTLLVWVGNLSFVNLDKFLQQQQVVAVLDASHPYAVEISKNAIAVCQKLQIPYLRYERPVIEERGGRGEEGKGRIVYIDSFNTAICGNYLAKERVLLTVGYRPLHLFLPWQERATLFARLLPSQIALEAASKAGFTPDRIICLRPPISADLEKALWRHWDISLVITKASGTAGGEDVKRRVAAELGVKLVIITRPEVAYPQQTSDVSEALEFCCQHVVSA; the protein is encoded by the coding sequence GTGGGACGAATCTGGTTAATTGGTGGGACTGCTGAAAGCGTTTTTTTAGCAGAAGCACTCGCCCACTCCCAAATTTCTTGCGTCGTTTCTGTCACCACAGAAGCAGCGCGATCGCTTTACCCAAATGCATCGACGTTGTTGGTTTGGGTAGGAAATTTAAGTTTTGTAAACTTAGATAAATTTTTGCAACAACAGCAAGTTGTCGCTGTTTTAGATGCATCTCACCCTTACGCAGTGGAAATTTCCAAAAATGCGATCGCAGTGTGTCAAAAGTTGCAAATTCCTTACCTGCGCTACGAACGCCCCGTTATTGAAGAGAGGGGGGGAAGGGGAGAGGAGGGGAAGGGGAGAATAGTTTATATAGATAGTTTTAATACAGCAATTTGCGGAAATTACTTAGCTAAGGAACGGGTGCTTTTGACTGTGGGATATAGACCATTGCACCTATTTTTACCTTGGCAAGAGCGAGCTACTTTGTTTGCTAGGCTACTTCCTTCACAAATAGCTTTAGAGGCTGCATCAAAGGCAGGATTTACACCAGATAGAATTATTTGCTTACGTCCTCCCATCTCAGCTGATTTAGAAAAGGCGCTATGGCGTCACTGGGATATTTCCTTAGTTATCACCAAGGCATCAGGTACAGCAGGAGGAGAGGACGTTAAGCGAAGGGTTGCAGCGGAGTTGGGCGTAAAGCTAGTAATAATTACTCGCCCAGAGGTTGCCTATCCGCAGCAAACAAGTGATGTATCAGAGGCGTTGGAATTTTGCTGTCAGCACGTAGTTAGTGCTTGA
- a CDS encoding iron uptake porin: MNNWFNSLIFASSFTITTLSISTQALAVENQPQSSPEEISELTSVSQLSDVRPTYWPFQALQLLTERYGCIAGYPNGTYRGNQAMTRYEFAASLNACLQRVQELIATARNNLVTKEDLALLQKLQAEFSTELGTLRRRVDVLESKTAELEANQFSTTTKLAGEAIFAIASVFGENAADSDDNPNNNPELDKNVIFAQRVRLNFETSFTGKDGLNVRLESGNITELDDSITGTRMTRLGFDEDTDNDVVLNEVYYFFPIGDRVKITVAATEMELNDIAEPLNPLASSGSGGISRFGRYNPILRSVEGTGLGINYQLSKNTNLALAYMTNDASVPTEKNGLFNGNYAALGNLTFQPVDNLGIALTYLHSYYAGGGESGVNLTGSTGSIIARRPFGNVSTTANSFGLETSWRVNPKFIVSGWVGYIKAESRVSDAEADILNYAVTLAFPDLGSQGNLAGFVFGMPPKVTESSQIADKDTSLHLEAFYRFQVTDNISITPGMFVITNPEHNDNNDSIFVGTIRTTFKF; this comes from the coding sequence ATGAACAATTGGTTTAACTCTTTAATATTTGCTTCCAGCTTTACCATCACTACATTATCTATTTCAACCCAGGCTTTAGCCGTGGAAAATCAGCCGCAATCTTCTCCAGAAGAGATATCAGAATTAACATCGGTTTCTCAACTATCTGACGTTAGACCTACATACTGGCCATTTCAAGCTTTACAACTACTAACAGAACGCTACGGTTGTATTGCTGGCTATCCAAACGGTACGTATCGCGGTAATCAAGCAATGACGCGATATGAATTTGCTGCCAGTTTAAATGCTTGTCTGCAAAGAGTGCAAGAATTGATTGCTACTGCTAGGAATAATTTAGTCACTAAAGAAGATTTAGCCTTACTGCAAAAACTACAAGCTGAGTTCTCCACAGAATTGGGAACACTACGCCGTCGAGTAGATGTGTTAGAAAGTAAAACCGCTGAATTAGAAGCCAATCAATTTTCTACCACTACCAAACTAGCAGGAGAAGCAATTTTTGCAATCGCTAGTGTTTTTGGTGAGAATGCTGCCGATAGTGATGACAATCCAAATAATAATCCAGAATTAGATAAAAACGTCATATTTGCCCAGCGCGTACGTTTAAATTTTGAGACCAGCTTTACAGGCAAAGATGGTTTAAATGTGCGCTTAGAATCGGGAAATATTACTGAGTTAGATGACAGCATTACAGGAACGCGAATGACCCGTTTGGGATTTGATGAAGATACAGATAATGATGTCGTCTTGAATGAAGTGTATTATTTTTTCCCCATTGGCGATAGGGTAAAAATAACAGTTGCTGCAACGGAAATGGAATTAAATGATATTGCCGAACCTCTTAATCCCTTAGCAAGTAGTGGTAGCGGTGGCATTTCCCGATTTGGCAGGTATAACCCAATTTTGCGGAGTGTTGAAGGAACAGGGTTAGGCATCAACTATCAATTGAGTAAAAATACCAATCTTGCCTTAGCATACATGACAAATGATGCCTCAGTGCCAACGGAGAAAAACGGGCTATTTAATGGAAATTACGCTGCACTGGGAAACTTAACTTTTCAACCAGTTGATAATTTAGGTATTGCTTTAACTTACCTTCACTCCTACTATGCAGGAGGTGGCGAAAGTGGAGTGAATTTGACAGGTAGTACAGGTAGTATAATTGCCCGCAGACCATTTGGAAATGTTTCTACTACTGCGAATTCATTTGGTTTAGAAACTAGCTGGCGAGTTAATCCTAAATTTATTGTTTCTGGTTGGGTTGGTTATATAAAAGCAGAGTCTAGAGTCAGTGATGCTGAAGCAGATATCTTGAATTATGCTGTGACTTTAGCTTTTCCAGATTTGGGAAGTCAAGGTAATTTAGCAGGTTTTGTTTTTGGGATGCCACCAAAAGTTACAGAAAGTAGCCAAATAGCTGATAAAGATACCTCTTTACATCTAGAAGCTTTTTATCGTTTTCAAGTCACAGATAATATTTCTATCACCCCAGGTATGTTTGTGATTACCAATCCCGAACATAACGATAATAATGATAGCATTTTTGTTGGCACTATTCGCACCACTTTTAAGTTTTAA
- a CDS encoding YciI family protein — MPKYIMWGTYCEDVLEKRAPYRQAHLDGLAKQKESGVLITIGPTKDVTKVFGIYEAPDEETVRQLVENDPYWQNGIWTEYFIKEWIQAF; from the coding sequence ATGCCCAAATATATAATGTGGGGAACTTACTGCGAAGATGTCCTCGAAAAACGCGCTCCTTACCGACAAGCGCATTTAGATGGACTGGCAAAACAGAAAGAATCTGGCGTGTTAATTACTATTGGGCCTACTAAAGATGTGACCAAAGTGTTTGGAATTTATGAAGCGCCAGATGAAGAAACAGTACGCCAGTTAGTAGAAAATGATCCCTACTGGCAAAACGGTATTTGGACAGAATACTTTATCAAAGAATGGATTCAGGCATTTTGA
- a CDS encoding ATP-binding protein, giving the protein MNLRQKLLTTFGGLALLTLVTAGMTTWTLNKWRNSERQLQEHYERSLLVKEIQGTTFRAFKELPDSVTGGDNDAREEFEELIAATTPDFEQWAALAHNDQEHQQIQQVRNNYKTLLKEARKVFDLVDAGRRKQALILLDEHVEEEVLENFEKVTEAAIESDRQNRRVIRTQVQNARRTAQLALSIVAFGTISLVLLLLGYLTSDLFTPLREVKQALDDAKRGNWQRRLDEERTDEFGAIAQAYNQMLEEMASRQQVVELAAIPVSDLKKDSHWQKMSSRVILHQMVSQLRSRVANLSSNNTTEDKKALIAQLDLLLQAVSRIAEFGFPLDLNLARTNIRTLICEVLQRFQPELIERAVSIEFDIDPAVNYAVVDRLKLRSALGELIRNALNALPEEGGRLGVRTTVNEDGTELKIEVADNGKGIKQPLIEQAFTPLASENGNTPGVGLALTKAIIQQHGGEITLKSEPEQGTYVQILLPLGA; this is encoded by the coding sequence ATGAATCTGCGACAAAAACTCCTTACAACCTTTGGTGGTTTGGCGTTACTAACCTTAGTAACAGCTGGAATGACTACTTGGACGCTCAACAAGTGGAGAAATAGCGAAAGGCAACTTCAAGAACACTACGAGCGTAGCCTGCTGGTTAAGGAAATTCAAGGAACAACTTTTCGTGCTTTTAAAGAACTACCAGATTCGGTGACAGGCGGTGATAATGATGCACGAGAAGAGTTTGAGGAATTGATCGCAGCAACCACACCAGACTTTGAACAGTGGGCAGCGTTAGCCCACAATGACCAAGAACACCAACAGATACAGCAAGTCCGCAATAACTATAAAACGTTACTAAAAGAGGCTCGTAAAGTTTTCGACTTGGTTGATGCTGGACGTCGCAAGCAGGCTTTAATTCTGCTGGACGAACATGTAGAAGAAGAGGTTCTTGAGAATTTTGAAAAGGTAACTGAAGCAGCAATAGAATCTGACCGACAAAACCGCAGAGTGATTAGGACGCAAGTTCAGAATGCTAGGCGAACAGCTCAATTAGCCCTTTCAATTGTTGCTTTCGGCACAATTTCCCTGGTATTGCTGCTTTTAGGTTATCTCACTTCTGACTTGTTCACACCCTTGCGCGAGGTTAAGCAGGCACTGGATGACGCAAAGCGGGGTAACTGGCAACGTCGCTTAGACGAAGAACGAACTGATGAGTTTGGTGCGATCGCTCAGGCTTATAACCAGATGCTGGAGGAGATGGCATCCCGTCAGCAAGTGGTAGAACTTGCCGCCATTCCCGTGAGTGATTTAAAAAAAGATTCACATTGGCAAAAAATGTCGTCGCGGGTAATACTGCATCAGATGGTGTCGCAGTTGCGATCGCGCGTCGCTAATTTAAGTTCCAACAACACCACTGAAGATAAAAAAGCATTAATCGCCCAACTGGATTTACTTTTACAAGCTGTCTCGCGCATCGCTGAATTTGGCTTTCCTTTGGATTTAAATTTAGCTCGCACTAACATCCGTACTCTTATCTGCGAAGTTCTCCAGCGTTTTCAACCGGAATTAATCGAGCGGGCAGTCAGTATTGAATTTGACATTGATCCAGCAGTAAATTATGCCGTAGTAGACCGTTTGAAATTGCGTTCTGCGCTGGGTGAACTAATACGCAACGCCTTGAATGCACTACCAGAAGAGGGTGGACGCTTGGGAGTGCGAACCACTGTCAATGAAGATGGTACGGAACTGAAAATCGAAGTTGCCGATAACGGCAAAGGTATCAAACAACCATTGATTGAGCAAGCTTTTACACCACTAGCCAGCGAAAACGGCAACACACCAGGTGTGGGATTGGCATTAACCAAAGCCATCATCCAACAACACGGCGGTGAAATAACTCTCAAAAGCGAACCAGAACAAGGCACATACGTACAAATTTTATTACCACTAGGAGCGTAG
- a CDS encoding mannose-1-phosphate guanyltransferase, whose product MRAVLMAGGSGTRLRPLTCDLPKPMVPILNRPIAEHIINLLKRHDITEVVATLHYLPDALRDYFQDGSDFGVQITYSVEEDQPLGTAGCVKNIAELLDETFLVISGDSITDFDLSAAIEFHKQKKSKATLILTRVPNPIEFGVVITDEEGRIKRFLEKPSTSEIFSDTVNTGAYILEPEVLEYLPANQESDFSKDLFPLLLEEGEPMFGYIAKGYWCDVGHLDAYREAQYDALDRKVKLDFPYKEQSPGLWVGQNTYIDPTAEIEAPAIIGDNCRIGARVQIEAGTVIGDNVTIGADANLKRPILWNGAIIGEEAHLSACVISRGTRVDRRAHVLEAAVVGSLSTVGEEAQISPGVRVWPSKKIESGAILNINLIWGNTAQRNLFGQRGVQGLANIDITPEFAVKLGAAYGSTLKPGSKVTVSRDQRNISRMVTRSLIAGLMSVGVNIQNLDATAIPIARTVIPTMGVAGGIHVRVHPDRPDYILIEFLDAKGINISKAKEKKIEGAYFKEDMRRSLIHEIGDVAYPSEVADEYCTAFEKLLHIDTIRNSRAKVVIDYVYAVSGAVLPQMLDKYAVDAVVLNASLNKTAMSATDRETLLTQLGHVVEALKANFGVQVSANGEQLILVDESGIAIRGEMLTALMVDMMLTSNPRGTVVVPVHASSAVEQIARRHDGKVIRTKANPTALMEASYKNPNVVLGGSADTGFIFPQLHPGFDAMFCIAKLIEMLTIQERSLAAVRSELPRVVHKSHVIRCPWTAKGALMRHLVETHPAQNLELIDGVKICHPYDDSWVLVLPDASEPLVHLYANSNDRDWVDETLRHYRTRVQTFVEKEQEQVVAEV is encoded by the coding sequence ATGAGAGCAGTACTGATGGCAGGCGGATCGGGAACGCGACTTCGTCCGTTAACATGCGACCTGCCTAAACCTATGGTACCCATCCTAAATCGACCAATTGCCGAACATATAATTAATCTTCTCAAACGGCATGACATCACAGAAGTAGTTGCCACACTGCATTATTTACCTGATGCCTTGCGAGATTACTTTCAAGATGGCAGCGATTTTGGTGTACAGATTACTTACTCAGTGGAAGAAGACCAGCCCTTGGGTACAGCAGGCTGTGTGAAAAACATTGCTGAACTTCTAGATGAAACCTTTTTAGTAATTAGCGGTGATAGTATCACAGATTTTGATCTGTCAGCAGCAATTGAATTTCACAAACAAAAAAAATCGAAAGCAACTTTGATTTTGACTCGTGTTCCCAACCCAATAGAGTTTGGAGTAGTAATTACTGATGAAGAAGGCCGAATTAAACGATTTTTAGAAAAACCTTCTACTAGTGAAATTTTTTCCGATACTGTTAACACTGGTGCTTACATTTTGGAACCAGAGGTTTTGGAATATTTGCCAGCCAACCAGGAATCGGACTTTTCTAAAGATTTATTTCCTTTGTTGCTGGAAGAAGGCGAACCAATGTTTGGTTACATCGCTAAAGGCTACTGGTGCGATGTCGGTCATTTAGATGCCTATCGTGAAGCTCAGTATGATGCATTAGATCGTAAAGTTAAGCTTGACTTTCCTTATAAAGAGCAATCTCCTGGTTTATGGGTAGGTCAAAACACTTACATTGACCCCACAGCTGAAATTGAAGCCCCTGCCATTATTGGTGACAATTGCCGCATCGGTGCCAGAGTTCAGATCGAGGCAGGAACAGTGATTGGGGATAATGTCACCATTGGTGCTGATGCCAACCTCAAGCGCCCGATTCTTTGGAATGGTGCAATTATTGGTGAAGAAGCGCACCTATCCGCTTGCGTAATTTCCCGTGGTACTCGTGTAGATCGCCGCGCTCATGTATTAGAAGCTGCCGTAGTCGGTTCACTTTCAACGGTGGGAGAAGAAGCCCAAATTAGCCCTGGCGTGCGGGTTTGGCCCAGTAAAAAGATTGAGTCAGGGGCGATTTTGAATATTAACCTGATTTGGGGGAATACCGCCCAGCGCAACTTGTTTGGGCAACGGGGCGTACAAGGATTGGCAAATATTGATATTACCCCTGAATTTGCAGTGAAATTGGGTGCTGCTTATGGTTCTACTTTGAAACCCGGTTCAAAGGTAACGGTTTCCCGCGACCAACGTAATATCTCGCGCATGGTCACGCGCTCGTTAATCGCCGGTCTCATGTCCGTTGGTGTGAATATTCAGAACCTAGACGCGACAGCTATCCCGATCGCGCGTACTGTTATACCAACAATGGGTGTAGCTGGCGGTATCCACGTACGCGTACATCCAGATCGCCCAGATTATATCCTGATTGAATTCCTCGACGCCAAGGGCATTAATATTTCCAAAGCTAAAGAAAAGAAAATTGAAGGCGCTTACTTCAAAGAAGATATGCGGCGATCGCTCATTCACGAAATTGGCGATGTTGCCTATCCCAGTGAAGTGGCTGACGAATACTGCACAGCCTTTGAAAAGCTGTTACACATTGACACAATTCGCAATAGTCGGGCAAAAGTAGTAATTGACTACGTTTATGCCGTATCCGGTGCAGTGTTGCCGCAAATGTTAGACAAGTATGCGGTGGATGCGGTAGTACTCAATGCCAGTTTGAATAAAACTGCCATGTCTGCTACTGACCGTGAAACACTACTGACGCAGTTGGGTCATGTAGTAGAGGCGTTAAAAGCGAACTTTGGCGTCCAGGTATCGGCGAATGGCGAACAGCTAATTTTGGTTGATGAATCTGGCATAGCTATTCGTGGGGAAATGTTAACAGCACTGATGGTAGACATGATGTTAACCTCCAATCCTAGAGGAACAGTTGTCGTACCAGTACATGCATCCAGTGCGGTAGAACAAATTGCCCGTCGCCACGATGGTAAAGTCATTCGCACCAAAGCCAATCCCACGGCGTTGATGGAGGCAAGTTACAAGAATCCGAATGTAGTGTTGGGAGGTAGTGCAGACACAGGCTTTATTTTCCCGCAGTTGCATCCGGGTTTTGATGCCATGTTCTGCATTGCTAAATTAATTGAGATGCTGACAATCCAAGAGCGATCGCTTGCCGCCGTCCGGTCAGAATTGCCGCGCGTGGTACATAAATCTCATGTGATTCGTTGTCCCTGGACTGCCAAAGGAGCGCTAATGCGTCACCTGGTAGAAACTCACCCAGCACAAAATCTGGAATTAATCGATGGGGTAAAAATTTGCCACCCCTACGATGATAGTTGGGTGTTAGTTTTACCCGATGCCAGCGAACCACTAGTACATTTGTATGCCAATAGTAACGATCGCGATTGGGTAGATGAGACTTTAAGACATTACCGCACCCGCGTGCAGACGTTTGTAGAAAAAGAACAGGAACAAGTTGTCGCAGAAGTGTAG
- a CDS encoding response regulator transcription factor — protein MYKILIAEDETRIAAFIEKGLRKNGFDTAIANDGEQVLQMLEKADFDLLLLDINLPIKDGWTVLFELRINHNYIPIIIVSACPDIESKIGKLQNEISAYIRKPFIFADLLNSIRAILHQKMG, from the coding sequence ATGTACAAAATTCTGATTGCCGAAGATGAAACTCGCATCGCAGCCTTCATCGAAAAAGGTTTACGCAAAAATGGCTTTGATACTGCAATTGCGAACGATGGCGAACAAGTTTTACAAATGCTTGAGAAGGCTGATTTTGATTTATTGTTACTGGATATAAATTTACCTATTAAAGATGGTTGGACAGTATTATTTGAACTTAGAATCAACCACAATTATATTCCGATTATTATTGTCAGTGCTTGCCCTGACATTGAATCAAAAATTGGGAAATTGCAAAATGAAATTAGTGCTTACATCAGAAAGCCTTTTATTTTTGCGGATTTACTAAACAGCATTCGCGCCATTTTGCACCAAAAAATGGGGTGA